Proteins from one Porites lutea chromosome 3, jaPorLute2.1, whole genome shotgun sequence genomic window:
- the LOC140931836 gene encoding uncharacterized protein has protein sequence MAQEAILETITDFHAVATETESVFPSLWSANHVKATCKSCYGTIQIITKLKNFAGYRLGKLLVESLVLSKLDYCDTVYYPLLEFQLKRLQRVQLVAASFVLNRYVNDINDIVKIGWLPVRQRRDFHVLKLVHQALYSPSWPSYILLETVKHLRSLQSGAATR, from the coding sequence ATGGCCCAAGAAGCAATTCTTGAAACCATCACTGATTTCCACGCTGTTGCCACTGAAACAGAGTCCGTGTTCCCGTCCTTATGGAGTGCCAATCACGTGAAAGCAACGTGCAAGAGCTGTTATGGAACAATacaaataataacaaaactTAAGAACTTTGCTGGTTATAGACTCGGAAAGCTTTTAGTGGAGTCACTGGTGCTGTCAAAACTTGACTATTGTGACACTGTCTATTACCCTTTGCTGGAATTTCAACTAAAACGTTTACAACGTGTCCAGCTGGTAGCTGCTAGTTTTGTCCTGAATAGGTATGTAAATGACATTAACGATATTGTCAAGATAGGGTGGTTACCAGTAAGACAGCGAAGAGATTTCCACGTTCTCAAACTTGTTCACCAGGCTTTGTACTCCCCCAGCTGGCCGTCTTACATACTACTAGAAACAGTTAAACATCTGCGATCTTTGCAGTCAGGAGCAGCAACAAGATGA